One window from the genome of Streptomyces sp. WZ-12 encodes:
- a CDS encoding ABC transporter substrate-binding protein has protein sequence MTHSPHPAMTHSPDPANSRSTAAAGRSRRTAARAAAAVAAGALLLTACGNGNDSGASAAGPNGSFKAASCPAQPTTSWPEPAPKGGGSHPVHTAMGEVSVPDAPRRVVVLDTAELDSALTLGVTPVGATRTDADSGFLDYLPKDKLAGIKDVGKIGAPNLEAVAALKPDLILTSKVRDGQRYAELKKIAPTVMTETTGYPWKQNFAVHAAALNKIPEAKRTVAAYQAHAERVTQSLGGPAKARALRTNVVRFVDGADTRVYGCRSYIGTLLDDIGTGPTSVVDGAQDGLMVEVSPEQITKADANAVFYSTYGSPEKSKEAQITTGPLWKNLRAVKDGKSLRVDDQLWIQGIGYTAADKILDEIQQRLAKK, from the coding sequence ATGACCCACTCCCCCCACCCGGCGATGACCCACTCCCCCGACCCGGCCAACTCCCGCTCCACCGCGGCCGCCGGCCGGTCCCGCCGCACCGCCGCGCGCGCCGCGGCCGCCGTCGCCGCCGGCGCGCTGCTGCTCACCGCCTGCGGCAACGGCAACGACTCCGGCGCCTCCGCCGCCGGCCCCAACGGCAGCTTCAAGGCGGCCAGTTGCCCGGCGCAGCCCACCACCTCCTGGCCCGAGCCGGCACCCAAGGGCGGCGGCAGCCACCCGGTCCACACCGCCATGGGCGAGGTGAGCGTCCCCGACGCCCCCCGGCGCGTGGTCGTGCTGGACACCGCCGAGTTGGACTCCGCGCTCACCCTGGGCGTCACCCCCGTCGGCGCCACCCGCACGGACGCCGACTCCGGCTTCCTGGACTACCTGCCCAAGGACAAACTGGCCGGCATCAAGGACGTCGGCAAGATCGGCGCCCCCAATCTGGAGGCGGTCGCCGCCCTCAAACCCGATCTGATCCTCACCAGCAAGGTCCGCGACGGCCAGCGCTACGCCGAGCTGAAGAAGATCGCGCCGACCGTCATGACCGAGACCACCGGCTACCCGTGGAAGCAGAACTTCGCCGTCCACGCCGCCGCGTTGAACAAGATCCCCGAGGCCAAGCGGACCGTCGCCGCCTACCAGGCGCACGCCGAACGCGTCACCCAGTCCCTCGGCGGCCCGGCCAAGGCCCGCGCCCTGCGCACCAACGTCGTCCGCTTCGTGGACGGCGCCGACACCCGCGTCTACGGCTGCCGGAGCTACATCGGCACCCTCCTCGACGACATCGGCACCGGCCCCACCTCCGTCGTCGACGGCGCCCAGGACGGCCTGATGGTCGAGGTCAGCCCGGAGCAGATCACCAAGGCCGACGCCAACGCCGTCTTCTACTCCACCTACGGCAGCCCCGAGAAGTCCAAGGAGGCCCAGATCACCACCGGCCCCCTGTGGAAGAACCTCCGGGCGGTCAAGGACGGCAAGTCGCTCCGCGTCGACGACCAGCTCTGGATCCAGGGCATCGGCTACACCGCCGCCGACAAGATCCTCGACGAGATCCAGCAGCGCCTGGCCAAGAAGTGA
- a CDS encoding ABC transporter ATP-binding protein — MTARDLTLSYEERTVVEGLDLDVPDGAVTVVVGPNACGKSTLLRALGRLLRPRRGAVLLDGTDLARIPTRKIAQSLGLLPQTPVAPEAITVADLVARGRQPHQRWWQQWSGQDERAVAEAMARTDVAALADRPVDELSGGQRQRVWIAMALAQETDLLLLDEPTTYLDIAHQVEVLDLVRQLNHDRGRTVVAVLHDLNQAARYADHLVAMKAGRVVAQGRPAEVVTADLVQEVFGLASVVVPDPVTGSPLVVPGRPWEGKPRQ, encoded by the coding sequence CTGACGGCCCGCGACCTCACCCTCTCCTACGAGGAACGCACCGTCGTCGAGGGCCTGGACCTGGACGTGCCCGACGGCGCGGTCACCGTCGTCGTCGGCCCCAACGCCTGTGGCAAGTCGACCCTGTTGCGCGCCCTGGGGCGGCTGCTGCGGCCGCGCCGCGGCGCGGTCCTCCTGGACGGCACGGACCTGGCCCGCATCCCCACCCGGAAGATCGCCCAGTCGCTCGGCCTGCTCCCGCAGACCCCGGTCGCGCCCGAGGCGATCACCGTCGCGGACCTGGTGGCCCGCGGCCGGCAGCCGCACCAGCGCTGGTGGCAGCAGTGGTCCGGGCAGGACGAGCGGGCGGTCGCCGAGGCGATGGCCCGCACCGACGTGGCGGCGCTGGCGGACCGCCCGGTCGACGAACTCTCCGGCGGCCAGCGCCAGCGGGTGTGGATCGCCATGGCGCTGGCCCAGGAGACCGATCTGCTCCTCCTGGACGAGCCGACGACCTATCTGGACATCGCCCACCAGGTGGAGGTCCTGGACCTGGTGCGCCAGCTCAACCACGACCGCGGCCGCACCGTCGTCGCCGTCCTGCACGACCTCAACCAGGCCGCCCGCTACGCCGATCACCTGGTGGCCATGAAGGCGGGCCGGGTCGTCGCCCAGGGCCGCCCCGCGGAGGTCGTCACGGCCGACCTGGTCCAGGAGGTCTTCGGCCTGGCGTCGGTGGTCGTGCCGGACCCGGTAACCGGCTCGCCCCTGGTGGTTCCGGGCCGCCCCTGGGAGGGGAAACCCCGGCAGTGA